In Microbacterium sp. SLBN-146, one genomic interval encodes:
- the dacB gene encoding D-alanyl-D-alanine carboxypeptidase/D-alanyl-D-alanine-endopeptidase yields MSPMRVSRKAAVLAIIAVAALTVGCTVTSDDESEVTGIPGLPDEALEVMNQDQYASGRWLISVEDLDTGEVLIDLDGDKMAEPGSFVKTYSAGAAWVKWGPDHTVTTPVKQSGSVENGVLTGDLVLVGQGDLTMGGRTKDDGTVDFANLDHNDANPLPGATLTPQDPLTGLDDLAAQVRAAGITMVDGDVVIDDRLFTGTLAGKPVTPTIINQNLLDILVTPSAEGESATAELTPAVSPWKLDNRVRTIGPDEEAKLGNPEISSDDPFTIVISGTVNADADPALKVWEVDDTASFARTAFIEALARTGVTVTADPVTPNAADRLPAVAAVEALPAVAELESLPLSEEVTYVMKISYNRGAQTLICRLAADAGETDCNKGMRISQKIWADEGLDTLGASLVDGSGLEGNLITPANAVQIQSLMAERPDADGWRDTMPILGVDGSLADVQTDSPAAGKVFAKTGTLAGSDTFNDRLRLSTKTLGGVMDTAGGRHLAFTIIVNQGFYPGLEGVFEANDDVGKVAALIQQAY; encoded by the coding sequence ATGAGTCCGATGAGAGTGTCACGCAAAGCTGCCGTCCTGGCGATCATCGCCGTTGCGGCGCTGACCGTCGGCTGCACCGTCACCTCGGACGACGAGTCCGAGGTGACGGGGATCCCCGGTCTTCCCGACGAGGCGCTCGAGGTGATGAACCAGGATCAGTACGCCTCGGGGCGGTGGCTCATCTCCGTCGAAGACCTCGACACCGGCGAGGTTCTCATCGATCTCGACGGCGACAAGATGGCGGAGCCCGGCTCGTTCGTCAAGACCTACAGCGCGGGCGCCGCGTGGGTGAAATGGGGGCCGGACCACACCGTCACGACGCCCGTGAAGCAATCGGGGTCCGTCGAGAATGGCGTCTTGACCGGCGATCTCGTGCTCGTCGGTCAGGGCGACCTGACGATGGGTGGTCGAACGAAGGATGACGGCACCGTCGACTTCGCGAACCTCGACCACAACGACGCGAATCCGCTTCCCGGTGCGACCCTGACACCGCAAGACCCGCTCACGGGGCTGGACGATCTCGCCGCCCAGGTGCGAGCTGCCGGCATCACGATGGTCGACGGTGACGTCGTGATCGACGACCGGCTCTTCACGGGCACGCTCGCGGGGAAGCCTGTCACTCCGACGATCATCAACCAGAACCTTCTCGACATCCTGGTCACACCAAGTGCCGAGGGGGAGAGCGCGACGGCAGAGCTCACCCCCGCCGTCTCGCCGTGGAAGCTCGACAATCGGGTGCGCACCATCGGCCCGGACGAAGAGGCCAAGCTGGGAAACCCCGAGATCTCTTCCGACGATCCGTTCACGATCGTCATCTCCGGCACGGTCAACGCCGATGCCGATCCGGCGCTCAAGGTGTGGGAGGTCGACGACACGGCGAGCTTCGCCCGCACCGCCTTCATCGAGGCGCTCGCCCGCACGGGAGTGACCGTCACGGCCGACCCCGTCACGCCCAACGCGGCCGATCGGCTCCCCGCCGTTGCGGCGGTCGAGGCGCTTCCCGCCGTCGCCGAGCTCGAATCCCTGCCTCTCTCCGAGGAGGTCACCTACGTCATGAAGATCAGCTACAACCGCGGCGCCCAGACGCTCATCTGCCGGTTGGCTGCCGACGCCGGCGAGACGGACTGCAACAAGGGCATGCGGATCTCTCAGAAGATCTGGGCAGACGAGGGACTCGACACCCTCGGGGCATCGCTCGTCGACGGGTCCGGACTCGAGGGCAACCTCATCACTCCCGCCAATGCCGTGCAGATCCAATCCCTCATGGCCGAGCGGCCCGACGCGGACGGGTGGCGTGACACGATGCCCATCCTGGGGGTGGACGGCTCGCTCGCCGACGTCCAGACGGACAGTCCCGCCGCCGGCAAGGTCTTCGCGAAGACCGGCACGCTCGCGGGGAGCGACACGTTCAACGACCGGCTTCGACTGAGCACCAAGACGCTCGGGGGAGTCATGGACACCGCCGGCGGTCGCCACCTGGCGTTCACGATCATCGTCAATCAGGGCTTCTATCCCGGTCTCGAGGGTGTCTTCGAAGCGAACGACGACGTCGGCAAGGTCGCCGCCCTCATCCAGCAGGCATACTGA
- a CDS encoding sensor histidine kinase — MTSQTSVFPLSDPSPRRLQGGRVGSLEFALIFICVLSGVAGAIVISVGAAVTENLVPLVQFVALFWVWVAAGVCAWWRRPTNGIGGLLLIGGLSILLVSTGALDTPFFNVINAVFASSPLSVTVHLLLAFPSGRVRGRLSILAVILGYVTSIGFDTARALATGTDAFELLSFAQSSLGLAVMIMTAIVLVRRLLRADAAHRRILLPLFTYGALAALALPTIANVLFPLGVDPILILWLQGVLLAGIPIAFLIGVLLGGFTRTTPLEALSEWLALRGASRPAVARALATTLGDSTLRVAYWDAGANRFVDENGLEVTDVRSDPARGWLHVRVDDDLVGAIDYDARMIAEPWPVRRAAGVLAIAMDRERVTAQLLRTNEALLLSRVRIVEAADRERFRIARDLHDGLQMQLVLLAIEAQNIANLPAEASTVAPAENLRRGIDVAAADLRRLVHDVLPAALLEQGFIAATEDLVDRLPITATFHAQVEESAIATSTAHTAYFILAEALSNVVKHARASAVQVRVTQGSDRLVLEVEDDGVGGARMESGTGLRGLADRVDALRGSIDIRSDSGRGTSVRVELPCGS, encoded by the coding sequence GTGACATCGCAGACGTCCGTCTTCCCGCTCAGCGATCCGAGTCCGCGGCGCTTGCAGGGTGGCCGCGTGGGGTCCCTCGAGTTCGCACTGATCTTCATCTGCGTCCTCTCCGGAGTCGCCGGCGCCATCGTGATTTCGGTGGGTGCGGCGGTGACCGAGAACCTCGTTCCCCTCGTGCAGTTCGTCGCGCTCTTCTGGGTATGGGTCGCGGCGGGAGTGTGCGCGTGGTGGCGGAGACCGACGAACGGGATCGGCGGCCTGCTCCTGATCGGTGGGCTCTCGATCCTGCTCGTGAGCACGGGCGCTTTGGACACCCCGTTCTTCAACGTCATCAACGCGGTCTTCGCGAGCAGCCCGCTGTCCGTGACGGTGCACCTTCTCCTCGCGTTCCCCTCGGGGCGCGTACGAGGACGACTGTCGATCTTGGCCGTCATCCTCGGCTACGTCACCTCCATCGGGTTCGACACGGCGCGAGCGCTCGCCACGGGAACAGACGCGTTCGAGCTGCTGTCCTTCGCCCAGAGCTCCCTGGGCCTCGCGGTCATGATCATGACGGCGATCGTGCTCGTGCGGCGGCTCCTGAGGGCGGATGCCGCGCACCGGCGCATCCTCCTGCCCCTCTTCACCTACGGTGCCCTCGCGGCGCTGGCTCTGCCGACGATCGCGAACGTCCTCTTCCCGCTGGGTGTCGACCCGATCCTCATCCTCTGGCTGCAGGGAGTGCTGCTCGCGGGCATCCCGATCGCCTTCCTGATCGGCGTCCTCCTGGGCGGCTTCACCCGAACGACACCTCTCGAAGCACTGAGCGAGTGGCTCGCGCTCCGCGGAGCCAGCCGTCCCGCGGTTGCTCGGGCTCTTGCGACGACCCTCGGCGACAGCACGCTGCGCGTCGCCTATTGGGATGCCGGGGCGAATCGCTTCGTCGATGAGAACGGCCTCGAGGTGACCGATGTCCGGTCGGACCCTGCACGCGGGTGGCTGCACGTGCGGGTCGACGACGACCTCGTGGGGGCGATCGACTACGACGCGCGGATGATCGCCGAGCCGTGGCCGGTGCGCCGCGCGGCGGGGGTTCTCGCGATCGCGATGGATCGAGAACGTGTGACCGCCCAGCTGCTCAGGACCAATGAGGCTCTGCTCCTCTCCCGCGTGCGAATCGTCGAAGCGGCGGACCGCGAGCGCTTCCGCATCGCACGGGATCTCCACGACGGCCTCCAGATGCAGCTCGTGCTGCTGGCGATAGAGGCGCAGAACATCGCGAACCTGCCCGCCGAGGCGAGTACCGTCGCTCCCGCCGAGAACCTCCGTCGCGGCATCGACGTCGCGGCGGCCGATCTGCGGCGGCTCGTGCACGACGTCCTGCCGGCCGCCCTGCTCGAGCAGGGCTTCATCGCCGCGACGGAGGATCTCGTGGACCGTCTGCCGATCACCGCGACATTCCACGCGCAGGTCGAGGAGTCGGCGATCGCGACGTCGACAGCGCACACTGCCTACTTCATCCTTGCCGAGGCCCTCTCCAATGTCGTCAAGCATGCGCGGGCATCCGCCGTGCAGGTGCGCGTCACGCAGGGGAGCGATCGCCTCGTCCTCGAGGTCGAAGACGACGGCGTCGGGGGCGCCCGGATGGAGTCGGGGACGGGCCTGAGAGGTCTCGCCGACCGGGTCGATGCTCTGCGCGGCTCGATCGACATCCGCTCCGACAGCGGTCGGGGCACGAGTGTGAGAGTGGAGTTGCCATGCGGGTCGTGA
- a CDS encoding response regulator transcription factor has protein sequence MRVVIGEDEVLLREGIAHVLASDGFQVLASVTDAVQLEREVQRHSPDLVVTDIRMPPSYTDEGLAAAIRIRRSRPDIGVVVVSQHVQRRYAVELLDGGGGFGYLLKQRIADVRTFTTDIRRVAAGGTALDPEVVSVLVARASRGDSPVGRLTPRQIEVLGLMAEGRSNAAIAAQLVLTEKAVVQHTSNIYDALGLPVDADDHRRVLAVIRYLQAAVPSPR, from the coding sequence ATGCGGGTCGTGATCGGCGAAGACGAAGTGCTGCTGCGTGAGGGGATCGCGCATGTCCTGGCCAGTGACGGGTTCCAGGTGCTCGCGAGCGTGACCGACGCCGTTCAGCTCGAACGCGAGGTGCAGCGGCATTCTCCCGATCTCGTGGTCACCGACATTCGGATGCCACCGAGCTACACCGACGAGGGTCTCGCGGCGGCCATCCGCATCCGACGCTCGCGTCCCGATATCGGCGTCGTCGTCGTCTCGCAGCATGTGCAGCGGAGGTACGCCGTCGAACTCCTCGACGGCGGAGGCGGATTCGGGTATCTCCTCAAGCAGCGGATCGCCGATGTGCGCACGTTCACGACCGACATCCGTCGCGTCGCTGCGGGAGGGACGGCCCTCGACCCCGAGGTCGTGTCGGTGCTCGTCGCGCGGGCGAGCCGTGGCGACTCTCCCGTGGGCCGCCTCACGCCCCGCCAGATCGAGGTGCTGGGTCTCATGGCCGAGGGGCGCAGCAACGCGGCGATCGCCGCTCAGCTCGTGCTGACCGAGAAGGCGGTCGTTCAGCACACGTCGAACATCTACGACGCGCTCGGTCTGCCGGTGGATGCCGACGACCACCGCCGTGTTCTCGCTGTCATCCGGTATCTGCAGGCGGCCGTGCCGTCGCCACGCTGA
- a CDS encoding serine hydrolase, translating to MASRTKIESSALPSTSRMPRIAAAAVLVSTLALAGCAAPAADTATPSATPDAAGTALDADALVATFEETAEEMLVPGAVMLIRTPDEEITSAYGVTEWNGTTPVTLDDHIRIGSNTKTWTGTVILQLVEEGKIALDDPVSMYRPDVPNGDNITIAQLLNMRSGLHNYTTTLELNTALDETPDRVWDPEELVAMGLAEPVYFAPGEGYEYSNTNTVLLGLIAEDIEGKPMDEIVQERLIEPLGLTETSYPVATDTSLPAPYPHGYMFSNNVDTMTEPSLSEEDLAKAAAGELLPTDHTNANPSWTSAAGAGISTASDLATWVEALGGGGLLSDEMQQARLDSVEPNGQGGDYGWGLARMGTFYGHIGSLPGYNSFMGYDPETEMTVVVWTTLAPAADGRPPAPIIAKGLIDLMYGD from the coding sequence GTGGCCAGTAGGACGAAGATCGAGAGCTCGGCTCTTCCGAGCACATCACGGATGCCGCGCATCGCGGCTGCCGCGGTTCTGGTGTCGACGCTCGCGCTCGCGGGCTGCGCGGCCCCCGCGGCGGACACAGCCACACCGAGTGCGACTCCGGATGCCGCGGGCACGGCCCTCGACGCGGACGCGCTCGTCGCGACGTTCGAGGAGACGGCAGAGGAGATGCTCGTCCCCGGAGCCGTCATGCTCATCCGCACTCCCGACGAGGAGATCACCTCTGCGTACGGGGTGACGGAATGGAACGGCACGACGCCCGTCACGCTGGACGACCACATCCGAATTGGCTCGAACACCAAGACATGGACGGGCACGGTCATTCTGCAGCTCGTCGAGGAGGGGAAGATCGCCCTCGACGATCCCGTGTCGATGTATCGACCCGATGTGCCCAACGGCGACAACATCACGATCGCCCAGCTGCTCAACATGCGCAGCGGTCTGCACAACTACACGACGACGCTCGAACTCAACACGGCGCTGGATGAGACGCCCGATCGCGTCTGGGATCCGGAAGAGCTCGTCGCGATGGGACTCGCCGAGCCCGTGTACTTCGCACCCGGCGAGGGCTACGAGTACTCGAACACCAACACGGTGCTGCTCGGGTTGATCGCCGAAGACATCGAGGGAAAGCCGATGGACGAGATCGTCCAGGAGCGCCTGATCGAGCCGCTCGGACTCACCGAGACGTCGTACCCCGTCGCGACCGATACGTCGCTCCCGGCGCCGTACCCGCACGGCTACATGTTCTCGAACAACGTCGACACGATGACCGAGCCCTCCCTCTCCGAGGAAGACCTCGCGAAGGCCGCAGCGGGCGAGCTGCTGCCCACGGACCACACGAACGCCAACCCGTCGTGGACATCGGCTGCCGGTGCCGGAATCTCGACGGCATCCGATCTTGCGACCTGGGTGGAGGCACTCGGCGGTGGAGGACTGCTGAGCGACGAGATGCAGCAGGCGCGACTCGACAGCGTCGAGCCGAACGGACAGGGCGGCGACTACGGCTGGGGCCTCGCGCGGATGGGCACGTTCTACGGCCACATCGGTTCGCTTCCGGGCTACAACTCCTTCATGGGCTACGACCCCGAGACCGAGATGACCGTCGTCGTCTGGACGACGCTCGCTCCGGCCGCCGATGGCCGACCGCCGGCACCCATCATCGCCAAGGGCCTGATCGACCTCATGTACGGCGACTGA